The following are from one region of the Mesorhizobium sp. B2-8-5 genome:
- a CDS encoding ABC transporter ATP-binding protein, with the protein MAAVTLTNVVKRFGVFEVVHGANIDIADGEFVVFVGPSGCGKSTLLRMIAGLEDISGGDIAIGGKVINDVEPAERGIAMVFQSYALYPHMTVEQNLSFGLRMNGNPKADTERRVRKAAEILRIDELMQRRPKQLSGGQRQRVAIGRAIVREPQVFLFDEPLSNLDAELRVQMRVEISRLHKELGVTMIYVTHDQTEAMTLADRIVVLKAGNVEQIGAPLDLYDDPANRFVAGFIGSPKMNFLSAKVVEISNSAAIVELVNHGGARLRKPLAEAFPALDAEVVLGVRPEHFFEAGEGDCDIPVKADVAEHLGSVSYVYANAGPEELIVEREASRQRASGDHFTVSIKAERALLFDKKGARIR; encoded by the coding sequence ATGGCGGCCGTCACCCTCACCAATGTCGTCAAACGCTTCGGCGTCTTCGAAGTCGTCCACGGCGCCAACATCGACATCGCCGACGGCGAGTTCGTCGTCTTCGTCGGCCCCTCCGGCTGCGGCAAGTCCACGCTTCTGAGGATGATCGCCGGGCTGGAGGACATCAGCGGCGGCGACATCGCCATCGGCGGCAAGGTGATCAACGATGTCGAGCCGGCCGAGCGCGGCATCGCCATGGTGTTCCAGTCCTACGCGCTCTACCCGCATATGACGGTCGAGCAGAACCTCTCCTTCGGCCTCAGGATGAACGGCAACCCGAAGGCCGACACCGAGCGCCGGGTCAGGAAAGCCGCCGAAATCCTGCGCATCGACGAATTGATGCAACGCCGGCCGAAGCAACTCTCCGGCGGCCAGCGCCAGCGCGTCGCCATCGGCCGCGCCATCGTGCGCGAGCCGCAGGTCTTCCTCTTCGACGAACCGCTCTCCAATCTCGACGCCGAGCTCCGGGTCCAGATGCGCGTCGAGATCTCGCGCCTGCACAAGGAGCTCGGCGTCACCATGATCTATGTGACGCACGACCAGACCGAAGCGATGACGCTGGCCGACCGGATCGTCGTGCTGAAGGCCGGCAATGTCGAGCAGATCGGCGCGCCGCTCGATCTTTATGACGACCCGGCAAACCGTTTCGTAGCCGGCTTCATCGGCTCGCCGAAGATGAATTTCCTCAGCGCCAAGGTCGTGGAGATCTCCAACAGCGCGGCAATCGTCGAGCTCGTCAATCATGGCGGCGCGCGGTTACGCAAACCGCTCGCCGAAGCGTTTCCCGCCCTTGATGCCGAGGTCGTGCTCGGCGTCAGGCCGGAGCATTTCTTCGAGGCCGGCGAGGGCGATTGCGACATACCGGTCAAGGCCGACGTCGCCGAGCATCTCGGCTCGGTGAGCTACGTCTACGCCAATGCCGGGCCGGAGGAGCTGATCGTCGAGCGCGAGGCCTCGCGCCAGCGCGCCAGCGGCGATCATTTCACGGTCTCGATCAAGGCGGAACGCGCGCTGCTCTTCGACAAGAAGGGCGCAAGGATCCGTTGA
- a CDS encoding carbohydrate ABC transporter permease translates to MTSRSQARLGRVIALHLFLTPLALVWLFPLWMMVVFSTMPDNGIFSPGIELLPHDNFLDNVANLQRDTNFIGAIGISVSVAVTYTILSVLLTSMAGWALARYEFHGKGAVVAIIFGTITLPYAVVLIPQFIMVARDFALANTWIALIVPPLFNSLGVLFMRQAFSMMPAELFDAARVEGVKEWRIFLFVALPLARPMLAALAIILFLASWNNYLWPLLINSQPGAMTAPVALGTLIGLTKVSWGGIMAGAVMLTVPMLVVFVLLQRHFIAGIAAGAVK, encoded by the coding sequence ATGACCTCGCGCTCGCAAGCAAGGCTCGGGCGCGTCATTGCGCTGCATCTTTTCCTGACGCCGCTGGCGCTGGTCTGGCTGTTTCCGCTGTGGATGATGGTGGTGTTTTCCACCATGCCCGACAACGGCATCTTCAGCCCCGGCATCGAGCTTCTGCCGCACGACAATTTCCTCGACAATGTCGCCAACCTGCAGCGTGACACCAATTTCATCGGCGCCATCGGCATCTCGGTCTCGGTCGCGGTGACCTACACGATCCTCTCGGTGCTGCTCACCTCGATGGCCGGCTGGGCGCTGGCGCGCTACGAATTCCACGGCAAGGGCGCGGTGGTGGCGATCATCTTCGGCACCATCACGCTGCCCTACGCGGTGGTGCTCATCCCGCAATTCATCATGGTGGCGCGCGACTTCGCTCTGGCCAACACCTGGATCGCGCTGATCGTGCCGCCACTGTTCAATTCGCTGGGCGTGCTCTTCATGCGGCAGGCCTTCTCGATGATGCCGGCGGAGCTGTTCGACGCGGCGCGCGTCGAGGGCGTCAAGGAATGGCGCATCTTCCTGTTCGTGGCGCTGCCGCTGGCCCGCCCGATGCTCGCGGCGCTCGCGATCATTCTCTTCCTCGCCTCGTGGAACAACTATCTCTGGCCGCTGCTGATCAACAGCCAGCCGGGCGCGATGACGGCACCGGTGGCGCTCGGCACGCTGATCGGCCTGACCAAGGTTTCGTGGGGCGGCATCATGGCCGGCGCCGTCATGCTGACGGTGCCGATGCTCGTTGTCTTCGTGCTGTTGCAGCGTCATTTCATCGCCGGCATCGCCGCCGGCGCGGTCAAGTAG
- a CDS encoding carbohydrate ABC transporter permease produces MRTQNATAYRFLTPYLLIFAIFWIWPIISSFLISFQATRTVPWRFAPAFNWGRLIGDPAFYNALKNTLLILVIQVPVMIALAIVMAVLLNSPLLKARGLYRFAFFAPVVVGEVAYSAVFRLMFSLDFGIVNKLLNSVGLPKIDWFSNVTPAMALIMIAVTWRWAGYNAIIILAGLQSIPEDVYEAATLDRVSRLKQFFYITLPLLKPVIVFCAVLSIIGTMQLFTEPFLITERGGPGGGTETLGLLLYRQGFRSLNFGYASAVAYTMAGLAIAITLVQLWLMREPK; encoded by the coding sequence ATGCGCACCCAGAACGCCACCGCGTACCGCTTCCTCACGCCTTACCTCTTGATCTTCGCCATCTTCTGGATTTGGCCGATCATCTCGTCCTTCCTGATCTCCTTCCAGGCGACGCGCACCGTGCCGTGGCGCTTCGCGCCCGCCTTCAACTGGGGCCGCCTGATCGGCGACCCCGCCTTCTACAATGCGCTGAAGAACACGCTGCTGATCCTGGTCATCCAGGTGCCGGTGATGATTGCGCTGGCGATCGTCATGGCGGTGCTGCTGAACTCGCCGCTGCTCAAGGCGCGCGGCCTCTACCGCTTCGCCTTCTTCGCCCCGGTGGTGGTCGGTGAGGTCGCCTATTCGGCCGTCTTCCGGCTGATGTTCAGCCTCGATTTCGGCATCGTCAACAAGCTCTTGAACAGCGTCGGCCTGCCCAAGATCGACTGGTTCTCCAACGTCACGCCGGCCATGGCGCTGATCATGATCGCCGTGACCTGGCGCTGGGCCGGCTACAACGCCATCATCATCCTGGCCGGCCTGCAGTCTATCCCCGAGGATGTCTACGAGGCGGCGACACTCGACCGCGTCAGCCGGCTGAAGCAATTCTTCTACATCACCTTGCCATTGCTGAAGCCGGTCATCGTCTTTTGCGCCGTGCTGTCGATCATCGGCACCATGCAGCTCTTCACCGAGCCGTTCCTGATCACCGAGCGCGGCGGACCGGGCGGCGGCACCGAGACGCTCGGCCTGCTGCTCTACCGCCAAGGCTTCCGCTCGCTCAATTTCGGCTACGCTTCCGCCGTCGCCTACACCATGGCCGGGCTGGCCATCGCCATCACCCTGGTGCAGCTCTGGCTGATGAGGGAGCCGAAATGA
- a CDS encoding ABC transporter substrate-binding protein, whose product MRTTLTCAALMLALGSGPALAQSGEITIWSWNIAASSLKATVEGFNKKYPDIKVTVQDLGNQPTYDKSIAGCAAGGVGLPDIVTIENGEAENYWSQFPDCFVDLHTLGYTAEDQKKFPDFKRTELEVGDKAYAMPWDSGPVAVFYRRDFYEKAGVDPASIKTWDDFIAAGKKIQDANPGVSMTNADFNGDTEFFRMISNEQGCAYFAEDGQSITVAEPKCVDAMTKVKEMKDAGIVSSADWSTKITNNTAGTVASQVYGGWYEGTIRTESPKESGKWGVYLMPSLTADGPRAANLGGSSLAITSASKNKEAAYAYLKYTLETNDGQITMLKDFGLVPSLISALDDPYVSQPQPYWGGQAVWKDILATLPKVVPSRGTQFQSDAEIIVRAVQTKYLANGYPDAKAALDDAAKQIAAATGLPVK is encoded by the coding sequence ATGCGCACTACACTGACCTGCGCCGCGCTTATGCTTGCCCTGGGCTCCGGCCCGGCGCTGGCGCAGTCCGGCGAGATCACCATCTGGAGCTGGAACATCGCCGCCTCGTCGTTGAAGGCGACGGTCGAGGGCTTCAACAAGAAGTACCCCGACATCAAGGTCACGGTTCAGGATCTCGGCAACCAGCCCACCTATGACAAATCGATCGCCGGCTGCGCCGCCGGCGGCGTCGGCCTGCCCGATATCGTCACGATCGAGAACGGCGAGGCGGAGAATTACTGGAGCCAGTTCCCGGACTGCTTCGTCGACCTGCACACGCTGGGTTACACGGCGGAAGACCAGAAGAAATTCCCCGACTTCAAGCGCACCGAGCTCGAAGTCGGCGACAAGGCCTATGCGATGCCTTGGGATTCCGGCCCGGTGGCCGTCTTCTACCGCCGCGACTTCTACGAGAAGGCAGGCGTCGACCCGGCCTCGATCAAGACCTGGGACGATTTCATCGCCGCCGGCAAGAAGATCCAGGACGCCAATCCGGGCGTGTCGATGACCAATGCCGATTTCAACGGCGACACCGAATTCTTCCGCATGATCTCCAACGAGCAGGGCTGCGCCTATTTCGCCGAGGATGGCCAGTCGATCACCGTGGCCGAGCCGAAATGCGTCGACGCCATGACCAAGGTCAAGGAGATGAAGGACGCCGGCATTGTGTCGTCGGCGGACTGGTCGACCAAGATCACCAACAACACCGCCGGCACCGTCGCCAGCCAGGTCTATGGCGGCTGGTATGAGGGCACGATCCGCACCGAATCGCCGAAGGAGAGCGGCAAGTGGGGCGTCTACCTGATGCCGAGCCTGACTGCCGACGGCCCGCGCGCGGCCAATCTCGGCGGCTCGTCCCTGGCCATCACCTCGGCTTCAAAGAACAAGGAAGCGGCCTACGCCTACCTGAAATACACGCTTGAGACCAATGACGGCCAGATCACCATGCTGAAGGATTTCGGCCTGGTGCCGTCGCTGATCTCGGCGCTCGACGATCCTTACGTCTCGCAGCCGCAGCCCTATTGGGGCGGCCAGGCGGTGTGGAAGGATATCCTGGCGACGCTGCCCAAGGTGGTGCCGAGCCGCGGCACGCAGTTCCAGAGCGATGCCGAGATCATCGTCCGCGCTGTGCAGACCAAATACCTGGCCAACGGCTATCCCGACGCCAAGGCCGCGCTCGACGACGCCGCCAAGCAGATCGCCGCCGCGACAGGTTTGCCGGTGAAGTAG
- a CDS encoding helix-turn-helix domain-containing protein, whose protein sequence is MPGRPFYQPGASSVEGLPLVLQMFHNHPLVMLKPHWHAQVEVNFIVQGSVHYRMAEHEIALSAGEMCLFWGGLPHQMDDLSDDAVYAGAHLPLVHFFRLHLPADIRHRLMTGATLVTNATDQSDNDNFRRWNEYARSGDPARAEHAVNELLLRLERVRFEPYRLVPGTASGQGAGNPFDQQSSRNVGRMCDYIAENFLYDIDCVTIAAAADIHPKYAMSLFKKSTGMTLNEYVNLLRLSYAQALLMHEDANVLRVAMESGFGSLSAFNKSFRKLAGMSPSDFRRAGAAR, encoded by the coding sequence ATGCCGGGGCGTCCATTCTACCAGCCTGGCGCGAGCAGCGTCGAAGGACTGCCGCTTGTTTTGCAGATGTTCCACAACCACCCGTTGGTGATGCTGAAGCCGCACTGGCACGCCCAGGTCGAGGTGAATTTCATCGTCCAGGGCTCTGTGCATTACCGCATGGCCGAGCACGAGATTGCGCTGTCGGCCGGCGAGATGTGCCTGTTCTGGGGCGGCCTGCCGCACCAGATGGACGACCTCTCCGACGACGCCGTCTATGCCGGCGCGCATCTGCCGCTGGTGCATTTCTTCCGCCTGCATCTGCCGGCCGATATACGCCATCGGCTGATGACCGGCGCGACCCTGGTGACCAACGCCACCGACCAGTCGGACAACGACAATTTCAGGCGCTGGAACGAATATGCGCGCTCGGGCGATCCGGCCAGAGCCGAGCACGCTGTCAACGAGTTGCTCTTGAGGCTCGAGCGGGTGCGCTTCGAGCCCTACCGCCTGGTGCCGGGAACGGCCTCCGGGCAAGGGGCGGGCAATCCCTTCGACCAGCAATCCTCGCGCAATGTCGGGCGCATGTGCGATTACATCGCCGAGAATTTCCTCTACGACATCGACTGCGTGACCATTGCCGCGGCCGCCGACATCCATCCCAAATACGCCATGAGCCTGTTCAAGAAATCGACCGGCATGACGCTCAACGAATATGTCAATCTGCTGCGCCTGAGCTACGCGCAGGCGCTGTTGATGCATGAGGACGCCAATGTGCTGAGGGTCGCCATGGAATCGGGCTTCGGTTCGCTCAGCGCCTTCAACAAATCCTTCCGCAAGCTCGCCGGCATGTCGCCTTCCGATTTCCGCCGGGCGGGCGCCGCGCGGTAG
- a CDS encoding DUF1344 domain-containing protein: MKKSVIAVAAIVALASATGAYAKAASGTIASVDKKGDSFTLSDGKTFALPEDIEVETLKVGEKVTVIYSAKGGKLMVSAVQPAN; encoded by the coding sequence ATGAAAAAATCCGTCATCGCAGTCGCAGCGATCGTGGCTCTCGCCTCCGCGACCGGGGCCTATGCCAAGGCGGCCAGCGGCACCATCGCCAGCGTCGACAAGAAGGGCGATTCCTTCACGCTGAGCGACGGCAAGACCTTTGCCCTGCCCGAAGACATCGAGGTTGAGACCCTGAAGGTCGGCGAAAAGGTCACCGTCATCTATTCCGCCAAGGGCGGCAAGCTCATGGTTTCGGCCGTCCAACCGGCCAACTGA